In one Misgurnus anguillicaudatus chromosome 1, ASM2758022v2, whole genome shotgun sequence genomic region, the following are encoded:
- the ptpro gene encoding receptor-type tyrosine-protein phosphatase O isoform X1 — MCDGPNMSSAVVWSALLATIVIVIQSVVSFQVEFQDEIRLLMRLDADDVRQNVSMYTVRVSGEPHTHTLVFSRPNNNQTLPEALLFNISYHGLCYTISLLLGSNTKPVQTVTLFTKPLPLDSVQISDYGPSPETAVVFHISSPERNVYTRVNISYTEGHHQRYMLYKDFFKGKTVFKHWLSGTCYSNITFQLISEVTVNRTTLMKHSDITHEPQYHRTVPNPPLNVSFRIIHLSERGSSAIKALLRASHNASVSRRTREVSSTETNSEEMKSEVLSATVIQTTVDPSENLTHSSEFSTDVYLTTAEPIQENNTDTLWTESTGSPAPTEVDEFVNGLIPEYEDSNEPGSAMNLNFEATVVPTPPSPILLELRWLPPSPPTSFDGFNIYIYRDGNITETATVDENTHEFFSELSEAGTYRIHVSTLSSSGDCEPRESSADTGFTFYLSPSGEWMAQPQERPQAVSVKMLDSSTAAVSWAPSAHKYNSSLISVMSLTCLQPSISQRMESTYCSEENITSDVITNLMPGAQYRVMVYHTNGPLISPPSEPVIIDIEPTGVRDLVVYPLSPTAVILSWQRPYNVAFRKYVLQTFFFNSAAQTSQWTTYYEIAATASVIASVRVTDLLPAWYYNFRVTMVTWGDPPLSCCDSSTVSFVTAPEAPHISSVDYSHGMLYVRWTYGDLFTDLSHSRMLHWQVVAEGRKGSRRRYTVDVTRNMMKASLALPPGDIYNLTVTACTERSRNTSLPHIMKLDPAPPKSLYAVNTTDTAVTLLWTEDGVVDFYQIVCRQLGLNRQQKQVREPLVTASHVLTVSGLQPSTSYNCSVISMSYSSSSEPVHISITTSVREMNPSVAAISALAVLSVLLISLLVLFLLVLRKKHMELNRECAAETFVNFASFERDGKLPYNWRRSLFAFLTLLPSCLWTDYLLAFYINPWSKTALKKRKLTSPVQLSDFETYIKDMSRDSAYKFSLQFEELKSVGLDLTHEAADMPINRPKNRYTNILPYDFSRVKLISLHNDEGSDYINANYIPGYNSPHEYIATQGPLPDTRNDFWKMVLQQKSHIIVMLTQCNERRRVKCDHYWPFTEEPVACGEVTVEMMSETESPEWTIRNFRLGYADETQDVLHFNYTSWPDHGVPTVNAIESILQFVQIVRQQVNRTKGPIIVHCSAGVGRTGTFIALDRLMQHIQEHEYVDILGLVSEMRSHRLSMVQTEEQYVFIHQCVLLMWKKKKHQSHTSDVIYENVSKS, encoded by the exons agtgtGGTATCGTTCCAAGTGGAGTTCCAGGATGAGATCCGATTGCTGATGCGGTTGGATGCTGATGATGTCAGACAGAATGTGTCTATGTACACAGTTCGAGTGTCCGGGgaacctcacacacacactctcgtGTTCTCGAGACCCAACAACAATCAGACACTTCCAGAAGCGCTGCTGTTTAACATCTCATATCACGGCCTGTGCTATACCATCAGTCTGCTGCTGGGAAGCAACACAAAACCTGTTCAAACAGTCACGCTTTTCACCA aACCTCTTCCGCTAGACAGCGTCCAGATATCTGATTATGGTCCGAGTCCAGAAACAGCTGTTGTGTTTCACATCAGTTCTCCTGAGAGAAACGTCTACACTCGAGTAAACATCAGTTACACAGAGGGTCATCATCAGCGCTATATGCTTTATAAAG ATTTCTTTAAAGGTAAAACAGTCTTTAAGCATTGGCTATCAGGCACATGTTACAGTAACATCACCTTCCAGCTGATCTCAGAAGTCACAGTCAACAGGACGACACTGATGAAACACAGTGACATCACTCATGAACCTCAGTATCACAGGACGG TCCCAAACCCTCCGCTCAACGTGTCCTTCAGGATCATTCACCTCAGTGAGCGGGGCTCATCTGCAATTAAAGCACTTCTGAGGGCGTCCCACAATGCATCTGTGTCTCGTAGGACTCGTGAGGTCTCTTCAACTGAAACAAACAGTGAAGAAATGAAAAGTGAAGTCTTGAGTGCCACTGTTATCCAAACGACTGTGGATCCCTCTGAAAACCTGACCCACAGCTCAGAGTTTAGTACAGATGTTTATCTCACGACAGCAGAACCCATCCAAGAAAACAACACTGACACGCTCTGGACAGAATCGACGGGAAGTCCGGCCCCGACTGAAGTGGATGAGTTTGTCAATGGTTTGATTCCAGAATATGAAGATTCAAATGAGCCTGGTTCAGCTATGAATCTGAACTTTGAAGCGACCGTTGTGCCGACCCCTCCGTCACCAATTCTGCTGGAGCTGCGATGGTTACCACCCAGTCCTCCGACATCCTTTGATGGCTTTAACATCTACATCTACCGTGATG GAAACATCACAGAGACGGCAACAGTGGATGAAAACACTCATGAGTTCTTCAGTGAACTCTCAGAAGCAGGAACGTATCGAATCCATGTGTCAACACTTAGTTCGTCTGGAGATTGTGAACCCAGAGAGAGTTCAGCAGACACCGGATTCACTTTCTATCTTA GTCCGTCAGGTGAGTGGATGGCTCAACCTCAGGAGCGTCCACAGGCTGTAAGTGTGAAGATGTTGGACTCAAGCACCGCTGCTGTCTCCTGGGCTCCATCAGCTCACAAGTACAACAGCAGTCTGATCTCAGTTATGTCACTTACGTGTCTGCAGCCCAGCATCAGTCAGCGCATGGAGAGCACCTACTGCTCTGAG GAGAACATTACCAGTGATGTCATCACTAATCTGATGCCGGGTGCTCAGTACAGAGTGATGGTTTATCACACTAATGGACCACTGATTAGTCCCCCTTCTGAGCCGGTCATCATCGATATAG AGCCCACGGGGGTTCGGGATCTGGTGGTTTATCCTCTCAGTCCCACGGCTGTGATTTTGAGCTGGCAGAGGCCGTATAACGTCGCCTTCCGGAAGTACGTCCTGCAAACCTTCTTCTTTAATTCAGCCGCACAGACTTCGCAGTGGACTACGTACTACGAGATCGCCGCCACAGCATCTGTCATCGCTTCAGTG AGAGTGACGGATCTGTTACCGGCATGGTACTACAACTTCCGTGTTACCATGGTGACGTGGGGTGATCCCCCCCTGAGCTGCTGCGACAGTTCCACCGTGAGCTTCGTTACAG CTCCAGAAGCTCCTCACATATCATCTGTGGATTACTCTCACGGGATGTTGTACGTGCGGTGGACGTATGGAGATCTCTTCACTGACCTGTCTCACTCTCGGATGCTGCACTGGCAGGTGGTGGCGGAGGGAAGGAAAGGATCCAGACGAAGATACACTGTAGAT GTCACTCGCAACATGATGAAGGCGTCTCTGGCTCTTCCTCCGGGTGACATCTATAACCTGACAGTCACTGCGTGCACAGAGAGAAGCCGTAACACATCACTGCCTCACATCATGAAGCTGG ATCCGGCTCCTCCAAAGTCTCTCTACGCCGTCAACACCACAGATACGGCCGTCACACTGCTGTGGACTGAAGACGGTGTTGTTGATTTCTACCAGATCGTCTGTAGACAACTGGGACTCAACAGACAACAAAAA CAGGTCCGTGAGCCACTGGTCACTGCTTCACATGTTTTGACAGTCTCTGGTCTTCAGCCGTCCACATCATATAACTGTTCTGTGATCAGTATGAGCTACAGCAGCTCTAGTGAACCTGTTCACATCAGCATCACCACTTCAG TACGCGAGATGAACCCGAGTGTCGCTGCTATCTCCGCTCTGGCTGTTCTCAGTGTTTTGTTGATCAGTCTGCTGGTTCTCTTTCTGTTGGTGTTACGGAAGAAACACATGGAGCTGAACCG GGAATGTGCAGCTGAAACCTTTGTCAATTTCGCATCTTTTGAGCGGGACGGAAAACTTCCATATAACTG GCGCAGGAGTCTGTTTGCGTTCCTCACGCTTCTCCCATCCTGCCTCTGGACTGACTATCTTTTGGCCTTTTATATTAATCCGTG GAGTAAAACAGCGCTTAAGAAGAGAAAATTAACCAG TCCGGTTCAGCTCAGTGATTTTGAAACTTACATCAAAGATATGAGCAGAGATTCGGCGTACAAATTTTCTCTCCAGTTTGag GAATTGAAGAGTGTTGGTCTGGATTTGACCCATGAAGCTGCTGATATGCCCATCAACAGACCCAAAAACCGCTACACCAACATCCTGCCCT ATGACTTCAGTCGGGTTAAACTGATCTCACTGCACAATGATGAAGGTTCAGATTACATCAATGCAAACTATATTCCT GGTTATAATTCTCCGCACGAGTACATCGCCACACAGGGACCGCTTCCCGACACCAGAAATGATTTCTGGAAGATGGTTTTACAGCAGAAGTCTCACATCATTGTTATGCTGACGCAGTGTAATGAGCGCAGAAGG GTGAAGTGTGACCATTACTGGCCATTCACAGAAGAGCCTGTGGCGTGCGGCGAGGTGACGGTCGAGATGATGTCAGAGACAGAGTCCCCGGAGTGGACCATCAGAAATTTCAGACTGGGATAT GCTGATGAAACTCAAGACGTTTTACACTTTAATTACACTTCGTGGCCTGATCACGGCGTGCCCACGGTCAACGCCATCGAGAGCATATTGCAGTTTGTACAAATTGTTCGACAGCAGGTGAACAGGACTAAAGGACCGATCATAGTTCACTGCAG TGCTGGAGTGGGTCGAACCGGTACATTCATCGCTCTGGATCGGCTTATGCAGCACATTCAAGAACATGAATATGTGGATATTTTGGGCTTGGTGTCTGAGATGCGCTCACACAGACTGTCTATGGTCCAGACTGAG gagCAGTACGTGTTTATCCATCAGTGTGTCCTGCTCATGTGGAAGAAGAAGAAACATCAATCCCACACCAGTGATGTCATCTACGAGAACGTCAGCAAGTCTTAA